Proteins encoded together in one Cardiocondyla obscurior isolate alpha-2009 linkage group LG07, Cobs3.1, whole genome shotgun sequence window:
- the Cycy gene encoding cyclin-Y: MGNKNSCCVYSSPQAGRKEVGPESAIHNLEEHLPEGGISVNNLQHISEREPEDWDSDPSFHPCAGTIFMERSKQAIENGMVRKKSQHQIADTRPLKKSSSCSTIYLDDSTVSQPNLKNTVKCVALAVYYHIKNRTSQRQIDIFDEKLHPLTRDGVSEDYDKHNPEHKQIYKFIRTLFNAAQLTAECAIITLVYLERLLTYAEIDITPANWKRIVLGAILLASKVWDDQAVWNVDYCQILKDITVEDMNELERQFLEMLQFNINVPSSVYAKYYFDLRTLAEANELTFPSEPLSKEKAQKLEAMSRVYEDKVTAEALRTGIKKWSSLDNVCIGGPRRSIAILS, translated from the exons ATGGGGAACAAGAATAGCTGTTGCGTCTACTCCAGCCCGCAGGCCGGACGCAAGGAGGTCGGGCCCGAGAGCGCGATACACAACCTCGAGGAGCACCTGCCGGAGGGTGGAATTAGCGTTAACAATTTGCAACATATCAGCGAGCGCGAGCCCGAGGACTGGGACTCCGATCCGTCGTTCCACCCGTGCGCGGGAACCATCTTTATGGAGCGTTCTAAGCAAGCTATCGAAA atgGCATGGTGCGGAAGAAAAGTCAACATCAAATAGCAGACACAAGGCCTTTGAAGAAGAGTAGCAGCTGCAGTACAATATATTTAGACGACAGCACGGTTTCACAACCTAACTTGAAAAATACCGTCAAATGCGTTGCCTTAGCCGTTTATTACCATATTAAGAATAGAACCTCGCAGCGACAGATCGATATATTTGATGAGAAACTGCATCCATTAACG aggGACGGTGTTTCTGAAGATTATGACAAACATAATCCAGAACATAAACAaatctataaatttataaggACTCTATTCAATGCTGCTCAGCTCACTGCTGAATGTGCCATTATAACATTGGTTTATCTCGAACGCCTACTTACATACGCAGAAATAGACATAACGCCAGCTAACTGGAAACGTATAGTACTGGGGGCTATTTTATTGGCGTCCAAAGTTTGGGATGATCAAGCAGTGTGGAATGTCGATTACTGTCAAATATTGAAAGACATCACGGTAGAAGACAT GAACGAATTAGAGAGACAATTTCTGGAGATGCTGCAATTCAACATAAATGTTCCTTCAAGTGTATATGCCAAATATTACTTTGATCTTCGTACACTTGCAGAAGCGAACGAATTAACATTCCCTAGCGAACCACTTAGCAAGGAGAAAGCGCAGAAATTAGAAGCTATGTCCAGAGTTTACGAAGATAAGGTCACAGCCGAGGCTCTACGTACTGGTATTAAAAAGTGGTCCAGCTTAGACAATGTATGCATAGGCGGACCTAGACGTAGCATTgctattttatcttaa